A window of archaeon BMS3Bbin15 contains these coding sequences:
- a CDS encoding O-phosphoseryl-tRNA synthetase: MTRWKSKKIIKLAENDFERAWLDTASLIQEPSHVEDRYRGEYGKSNFLYETLYKLREAYLKLGFDEFVNPIFIEEKEVKRQFGPEALAVLDRCFYLAGLPRPDVGLSQEKLNLLEKHGIQADRNELQELLHRYKKGEVDGDDLIKELAETLKIEDSLATMIFSEIFPEFKELKPRPTNLTLRSHMTSGWFLTLSSMYGRKKLPIKLFSIDRCFRREQSEDTTHLRSHFSASCVVMAEDASVEDGKFVARELLRNFGFEKFKFIPDEKRSKYYTPGTQTEVYAYSQKAGWVEIATFGVYSPVALSRYKIEVPVMNLGLGVERLAMVLSSADDIREMVFPQFYKKWHLDDREIAEMIYFKLTPYTEEGIVMAEAIKSVAVEEAERETPAEITAFSGTFLGRKVEVKLVEEEEGKKLLGPAYRNKIFVKEGNILGSAEHPEHAFSTDISYLRACSLAISAKAEKLVETEETEKKLRFGMVKGLGDINLKLDEVARRYITTYEKKIDVRGPLFLTTVIKLK; the protein is encoded by the coding sequence ATGACTCGATGGAAAAGCAAGAAAATAATCAAACTTGCAGAAAATGATTTTGAAAGGGCATGGCTTGATACTGCCTCTCTTATTCAGGAACCTTCTCATGTGGAAGACAGGTACAGGGGAGAGTATGGTAAGTCTAATTTCCTGTATGAAACTCTTTATAAACTCAGAGAAGCCTATCTTAAACTTGGCTTTGATGAGTTTGTTAATCCGATATTCATAGAGGAGAAGGAAGTAAAGCGCCAGTTTGGGCCAGAGGCGCTGGCAGTGCTTGACAGATGTTTCTATCTTGCTGGCCTGCCAAGACCGGATGTCGGTTTAAGTCAGGAAAAGCTAAATCTTCTTGAAAAACATGGTATTCAGGCAGATAGAAATGAGCTTCAGGAACTACTCCACAGATATAAAAAGGGTGAAGTCGATGGCGACGATTTAATAAAGGAGCTTGCAGAAACTCTGAAAATTGAGGATTCTCTGGCCACAATGATCTTTTCAGAAATCTTTCCAGAGTTTAAAGAGCTGAAACCCAGACCAACAAATCTGACTCTCAGGAGTCACATGACTTCTGGCTGGTTTTTAACTCTTTCATCCATGTACGGGAGGAAAAAGCTACCCATAAAGCTATTTTCTATTGACAGATGCTTCAGAAGGGAGCAGAGTGAAGATACCACTCACCTTAGAAGCCATTTCTCAGCAAGCTGTGTTGTTATGGCAGAGGATGCCAGTGTTGAAGACGGTAAATTTGTTGCCAGAGAACTTCTCAGAAATTTTGGTTTTGAAAAATTTAAATTTATACCTGACGAAAAACGTTCAAAGTATTACACTCCAGGTACACAGACAGAGGTATATGCTTACAGCCAGAAAGCCGGATGGGTTGAAATAGCGACCTTCGGTGTTTATTCACCTGTGGCACTTTCCAGATATAAAATCGAGGTTCCTGTGATGAATCTCGGCCTTGGTGTGGAACGCCTCGCCATGGTACTTTCAAGTGCGGATGATATCAGGGAAATGGTATTCCCGCAGTTCTATAAAAAGTGGCATCTCGATGATAGAGAAATTGCAGAGATGATTTATTTCAAACTAACTCCATACACAGAAGAAGGTATTGTTATGGCTGAAGCAATAAAAAGTGTTGCTGTAGAGGAGGCAGAAAGAGAAACTCCAGCTGAGATAACAGCTTTTTCAGGTACATTTCTCGGCAGAAAAGTTGAAGTTAAACTTGTTGAAGAGGAAGAAGGGAAAAAACTTCTGGGTCCTGCCTACAGAAATAAAATATTTGTAAAAGAAGGCAACATTCTGGGAAGTGCAGAGCATCCTGAACATGCCTTCAGTACAGATATAAGCTATCTCAGGGCATGTTCTCTCGCAATATCTGCAAAGGCAGAAAAATTGGTGGAAACAGAAGAAACAGAAAAGAAGTTAAGATTCGGTATGGTTAAGGGACTGGGTGATATAAATCTGAAGCTGGACGAAGTTGCCAGACGTTATATAACAACCTACGAGAAGAAAATAGATGTCAGAGGCCCCCTGTTTCTCACGACTGTAATAAAATTAAAGTAA
- the argC gene encoding N-acetyl-gamma-glutamyl-phosphate reductase — protein sequence MQVGIVGASGYTGGELLRLLTQHSKVEIALATSRSFNGKKVSAIHPNLRKIVDIEFENPGIEEIVERCDFVFLALPHGTSMKIAPGLVEAGLKVIDLSGDFRFDNIEVYEKYYKNKHSAPELKAVYGLPELHRKEIKTANFVANPGCYPTGVILALAPIVDIADRIVADSKSGISGAGVKPQHATHFPDVDENILAYKVTNHQHLPEIEQELNKIAPGTSVSFVPHIIPVIRGISSTIHCFLKEEKTSGEIRGIFEDFYSKEPFVRLLEVGNIPGLSAIRGSNFIDIGSFEVDYERERAIIVSAIDNLVKGASGQAVQNMNIMTGYEETLGLLFPGLHP from the coding sequence ATGCAGGTGGGAATAGTAGGAGCTTCAGGATATACCGGAGGTGAACTTCTACGTCTTTTAACTCAGCACAGTAAAGTTGAAATAGCTCTGGCAACCTCGAGAAGCTTTAATGGTAAGAAAGTAAGTGCCATCCATCCGAACCTCAGGAAAATTGTTGATATTGAGTTCGAAAACCCGGGTATAGAGGAGATTGTAGAACGCTGCGACTTTGTATTTCTGGCTTTACCCCATGGCACAAGTATGAAAATCGCTCCCGGGCTTGTAGAGGCAGGACTGAAAGTTATTGACCTGAGTGGCGACTTCAGGTTTGATAATATTGAAGTTTATGAAAAATATTATAAGAATAAGCACAGTGCACCAGAGCTTAAGGCAGTTTATGGACTGCCCGAGCTTCATAGAAAGGAGATAAAAACTGCAAATTTTGTTGCAAACCCTGGCTGTTATCCAACAGGTGTAATACTGGCTCTGGCTCCTATTGTTGACATAGCTGATAGGATTGTTGCTGATTCAAAGAGTGGAATTTCAGGTGCAGGTGTCAAGCCACAGCATGCAACTCACTTTCCCGATGTGGATGAGAATATTCTCGCCTATAAGGTTACAAACCACCAGCATCTGCCTGAGATTGAGCAGGAACTCAATAAAATTGCCCCGGGCACGAGTGTTTCCTTTGTGCCACATATAATCCCTGTGATAAGAGGGATATCAAGCACAATACACTGTTTCCTTAAAGAGGAGAAAACTTCCGGTGAAATCAGAGGGATTTTCGAAGATTTTTATTCGAAAGAACCGTTTGTCAGACTTCTTGAAGTTGGTAATATTCCAGGGTTAAGTGCTATAAGAGGTTCGAATTTTATTGATATAGGAAGCTTTGAAGTAGATTATGAGAGAGAAAGAGCTATAATAGTTTCAGCCATAGACAATCTTGTCAAAGGTGCTTCAGGACAGGCAGTTCAAAACATGAATATTATGACGGGCTATGAAGAAACTCTCGGTCTTCTCTTTCCAGGTCTCCATCCATGA
- a CDS encoding 50S ribosomal protein L44e, translated as MKMPKEKRTYCPSCRKHTVHEVLRVKKHKASELKAGQRQFRRVIKGYGGFPRPLPSGAKPTKRISLILKCRVCKKAHSVRGFRVKKFELEA; from the coding sequence ATGAAGATGCCAAAAGAAAAGAGAACATACTGCCCAAGCTGTAGAAAGCATACAGTACATGAGGTGCTCAGAGTAAAGAAGCACAAGGCAAGTGAATTGAAGGCAGGACAGAGGCAGTTCAGGAGAGTCATTAAAGGTTACGGTGGTTTTCCAAGACCACTTCCCAGTGGTGCAAAGCCAACCAAGAGAATTTCTCTAATACTTAAGTGTAGGGTATGTAAGAAAGCCCACAGTGTCAGGGGCTTCAGAGTGAAAAAATTTGAACTGGAGGCATAA
- the ispB gene encoding octaprenyl-diphosphate synthase, whose translation MMDKLWKEISKVYKSFNDDLAAIEKYIEESIPVDSPPVLYDASKHLISMGGKRIRPVLTLLSYKSVSPQGTLDEIFPIAVAIELIHTATIVHDDIIDRSTKRRGGATVNAKWGDEIAILAGDLLFSEAFGLVGTHRNRKVSGIISRTCAKLAEGEVLETLHTEDYDMTEEVYLEVIERKTASLFDAATRTGAMVGGGSKEEVKALARYGYFLGIGFQMIDDLLDITSGENILGKPVGIDIALGKSTFVVLHALHHCSPGENGELRKILNKREKSSEDLEKAKEIMEHCGSLNYALKRSKYFVEKGKKELLAVQKNPATMALDIIADCVLKREF comes from the coding sequence ATGATGGATAAACTATGGAAAGAAATCTCTAAAGTTTATAAAAGTTTTAATGATGACCTTGCAGCAATTGAAAAATATATAGAAGAGAGTATACCTGTGGACAGCCCTCCTGTGCTCTATGATGCTTCCAAGCATCTCATCAGTATGGGTGGAAAAAGGATAAGACCGGTATTGACTCTACTTTCCTATAAATCAGTCTCCCCTCAGGGAACTCTTGATGAAATTTTCCCCATAGCTGTGGCAATTGAGCTGATTCATACAGCAACTATAGTGCATGATGACATAATAGACAGAAGTACAAAGCGCAGGGGAGGAGCAACTGTCAATGCAAAATGGGGAGATGAAATTGCCATACTTGCAGGGGACCTGCTATTTTCAGAGGCTTTTGGTCTTGTTGGCACTCACAGAAACAGAAAAGTTAGCGGTATAATATCAAGAACCTGTGCAAAGCTTGCCGAGGGTGAGGTTCTTGAAACTCTCCATACTGAAGATTACGATATGACTGAGGAAGTTTATCTTGAGGTGATTGAACGCAAGACAGCTTCTCTATTTGACGCAGCAACGAGAACAGGAGCAATGGTAGGTGGGGGAAGCAAAGAGGAAGTTAAAGCTCTGGCCAGATATGGCTACTTTCTTGGAATAGGGTTTCAGATGATAGATGACCTTCTGGATATTACTTCAGGGGAAAACATCCTGGGGAAACCTGTGGGTATCGATATTGCTCTTGGCAAGAGTACATTCGTTGTACTTCATGCCCTGCATCACTGCAGCCCAGGGGAGAATGGAGAATTGAGAAAGATTCTTAATAAAAGAGAAAAGAGCAGCGAAGACCTCGAAAAAGCAAAAGAAATCATGGAGCACTGTGGCTCTTTAAATTATGCACTGAAACGCTCAAAGTATTTTGTTGAAAAGGGTAAAAAAGAACTTCTTGCAGTCCAAAAAAATCCTGCTACCATGGCTCTGGATATTATTGCCGATTGTGTTCTCAAGAGGGAGTTTTAG
- the nth gene encoding endonuclease III — protein MAGVKMELNRVIEIMEREGEKRKAPVLTLKQRLTTPFRTLVSVLISSRTKDETTSEAADRLFRVADSPSQLMNLSKDEIEKLIYPVGFYRVKAGKLRELGEVLAENYNSDVPETFEELIKLPGIGRKSANVVLAHAFNKPAIGVDTHVHRISNRLGLVKTSKPRDTERKLNSIVADKLKARLNRAFVAFGQSVCKPVKPLCSQCPLAWECPKIHVKK, from the coding sequence ATGGCTGGTGTTAAGATGGAGTTAAATAGAGTTATTGAGATAATGGAGAGAGAGGGCGAGAAAAGAAAAGCCCCTGTTCTAACCTTAAAGCAACGCCTGACAACTCCATTCAGGACACTTGTGTCTGTTCTTATCAGTTCCAGAACAAAAGATGAGACCACATCAGAAGCTGCAGATAGACTTTTCAGGGTTGCGGATTCACCTTCACAGCTTATGAATTTAAGTAAGGATGAGATAGAGAAGCTGATTTATCCTGTAGGTTTTTACAGGGTGAAGGCAGGAAAGCTCAGAGAACTCGGAGAAGTTCTTGCTGAAAATTATAATTCAGATGTGCCTGAAACCTTTGAAGAGTTAATTAAGCTTCCAGGTATAGGAAGAAAAAGTGCTAATGTCGTTCTTGCTCACGCCTTCAATAAACCAGCCATAGGTGTTGATACACATGTGCATAGAATCTCAAACAGGCTTGGTCTTGTTAAAACATCAAAACCCAGAGATACTGAGAGAAAGCTTAACAGTATTGTTGCCGATAAGCTGAAGGCGAGGCTGAATAGAGCCTTTGTTGCATTTGGCCAGAGTGTATGTAAGCCTGTGAAACCTCTCTGCAGCCAGTGTCCTCTTGCCTGGGAATGCCCGAAAATTCATGTTAAAAAATAG
- a CDS encoding PAC2 family protein, producing MTDFEVFYTEKPELQDPVFIEGLPGIGHVGKIAVEYIIKELKAEKFAKLYSTDFPPQVLIDKSGFVEEMKIEFYFLKGEGNRQKDLIFITGNTQSVTPEGQYRLSHEILNFAGNLRVSEIYTLGGLGMKETVNNPRVYGAVTEEGYISTLEELGVVIKRETEGQIVGISGLLLSLGRQREIPGLCLMGETSGFYIDPEASEAVLNVLSKLLNLDIDMANLKDEGKAARQKFEESKTMEQKMMENLGLIKRESGDEDIRYIG from the coding sequence GTGACGGACTTCGAGGTGTTCTATACAGAAAAGCCTGAACTTCAAGACCCGGTATTTATCGAGGGGCTTCCGGGCATAGGGCATGTGGGAAAGATAGCTGTTGAATATATTATTAAAGAGCTGAAAGCAGAAAAGTTTGCAAAGCTTTATTCTACGGATTTCCCACCTCAGGTTCTTATAGACAAAAGTGGTTTTGTCGAGGAAATGAAAATCGAATTCTATTTCTTAAAGGGTGAAGGAAACCGTCAGAAAGATTTAATATTTATTACAGGCAATACTCAGAGCGTCACTCCTGAAGGGCAGTACAGACTGTCTCATGAAATTCTGAATTTTGCAGGAAATCTTAGAGTAAGTGAAATTTATACTCTCGGTGGCCTGGGTATGAAAGAAACTGTTAACAACCCCAGGGTATATGGGGCAGTGACAGAAGAAGGATATATATCCACTCTTGAAGAGCTAGGGGTTGTGATTAAGAGGGAGACAGAGGGGCAGATTGTCGGTATATCTGGGCTGCTGCTGAGTCTTGGCAGACAGAGAGAAATCCCGGGATTGTGTCTTATGGGTGAGACATCCGGCTTTTATATTGACCCTGAAGCTTCAGAAGCTGTACTCAATGTTCTGTCAAAGCTTTTAAATCTGGATATTGATATGGCTAATTTAAAAGACGAAGGAAAAGCTGCAAGGCAGAAATTTGAAGAATCCAAAACTATGGAGCAGAAAATGATGGAAAATCTGGGTTTAATTAAGAGAGAAAGCGGGGATGAAGATATACGCTACATAGGATAA
- the ldh gene encoding L-lactate dehydrogenase, whose protein sequence is MKITIIGGGGRVGSTAAFSMMINNLASEVVLIDISEDRAKGEALDLAHSISGMKIDAEVYGGSDYSLTENSDIIIVTAGVTRKPDMNRLELAESNIGIVRDVTKRALEYSKNPFVLIVSNPVDVLTYNTIKLSNLEPSRVIGLGTLLDTVRLKSLLKLMFNIEYSEEVMIIGEHGDSMTPVFSHLGADAPISKLRNVFEEVRVSAGKVIEAKGGTWFAPATAISEVVRGLQNKESTIMPISVYLENHGICIGYPSEVSSSGVRPVNYNLSREEEELFLKSVDRIRTAINKNL, encoded by the coding sequence ATGAAGATTACAATAATAGGAGGTGGAGGAAGAGTTGGCTCCACTGCCGCATTCTCCATGATGATTAACAATCTTGCCTCAGAAGTTGTTCTTATTGATATATCGGAAGATAGAGCAAAGGGCGAAGCTCTTGATCTTGCTCATTCTATTTCTGGTATGAAAATCGATGCTGAAGTTTATGGTGGGAGCGATTACTCCCTGACAGAAAATAGTGATATTATTATTGTCACAGCCGGTGTGACAAGAAAACCAGATATGAACAGGCTGGAGCTGGCTGAGAGCAATATAGGTATAGTCAGGGATGTGACAAAGAGGGCTCTTGAGTATTCTAAAAATCCATTTGTCTTAATTGTTTCGAATCCTGTTGATGTTCTGACTTATAATACCATCAAACTCTCAAATCTTGAACCTTCAAGAGTCATAGGCCTGGGCACCCTTCTGGATACAGTGAGACTTAAGTCACTTCTCAAACTCATGTTCAATATAGAATACTCAGAAGAGGTCATGATAATAGGTGAACATGGTGATTCAATGACACCGGTATTCTCTCATCTTGGAGCAGATGCTCCCATATCTAAACTCCGGAATGTTTTTGAGGAGGTCAGAGTGAGTGCAGGCAAAGTTATCGAAGCTAAAGGTGGAACATGGTTTGCTCCCGCAACAGCAATTTCAGAGGTTGTAAGAGGCCTTCAGAATAAAGAAAGCACAATTATGCCCATCTCGGTTTATCTCGAAAACCATGGAATATGTATAGGCTATCCATCGGAGGTAAGCAGTTCTGGAGTAAGGCCGGTAAATTACAACCTCAGCAGAGAAGAGGAGGAACTCTTCCTTAAATCTGTGGATAGAATAAGGACTGCAATAAATAAAAATCTGTGA
- the guaB_2 gene encoding inosine-5'-monophosphate dehydrogenase, with the protein MNVEDFMTKDVIVIGADESLEEAARKLRKYRISGAPVVEDGNVIGVISEADLLKALEEKSISLNTLLPSPLDLIELPVRVKLNIDKITKEIKLLDKLKIKDIMTKSAITISPEEDISKAARLMRERGINRLPVVKDSKIVGIITRADLLKAF; encoded by the coding sequence ATGAATGTTGAAGATTTTATGACAAAAGATGTTATTGTTATAGGGGCTGACGAAAGCCTTGAAGAAGCAGCAAGGAAATTGAGGAAATACAGAATAAGTGGTGCTCCTGTTGTGGAGGATGGCAATGTTATTGGTGTCATCAGTGAAGCTGACCTGCTAAAGGCTCTTGAGGAGAAGAGTATAAGTCTTAACACTCTGCTGCCAAGCCCTCTGGATTTAATCGAGCTTCCGGTAAGGGTAAAACTGAATATCGATAAAATTACAAAGGAGATAAAGCTTTTAGACAAACTAAAGATTAAAGATATTATGACAAAATCTGCAATTACAATCTCTCCTGAAGAAGATATATCAAAGGCAGCCAGACTAATGAGAGAGCGTGGTATAAACCGTCTTCCTGTTGTGAAGGATAGTAAGATTGTTGGAATAATCACAAGAGCAGACCTGCTGAAGGCTTTTTAG
- a CDS encoding 30S ribosomal protein S27e, with the protein MEELISNPRSRFLKVKCSDCGNEQVMFGSASTRITCQVCGKTLAEPTGGKAKILTKIISVLE; encoded by the coding sequence GTGGAGGAACTTATTTCAAATCCAAGGTCACGATTTCTTAAAGTAAAATGCAGTGACTGTGGAAATGAGCAGGTAATGTTTGGTTCAGCTTCAACCAGAATAACATGTCAGGTATGTGGGAAGACTCTGGCTGAGCCCACAGGTGGCAAGGCAAAAATTCTCACAAAGATAATATCAGTGCTGGAGTGA
- the pnp gene encoding polyribonucleotide nucleotidyltransferase: protein MVIKREPFPEENDLVVCTITKVYPYGAFARLDEYGGKDGYIHISEVASTWIKNIRDFVKEGQKTVAKVMGIDRRKGHIDLSLRRVSESAKKNKLQEWKRAQKAEKLLEMSANNLGKTLEDAYKEVGFTLEEHFGEIYGALEEISLLGEEALKDIEIPEDWARELIKIAGENVTIPTVEITGYVDLRCFETDGVEAIKDALIKAREGETNDEVKLDIIYVGSPRYRIKVVAPEYKIAEDVLRKAANKAIEVIKTHDGDGQFYREIKDEKN from the coding sequence TTGGTAATCAAGAGGGAGCCCTTCCCGGAGGAAAATGACCTTGTGGTATGCACAATTACAAAGGTATATCCATATGGAGCTTTTGCCAGGCTTGATGAATATGGTGGTAAAGACGGATATATTCACATCTCGGAGGTAGCCTCAACCTGGATAAAGAATATAAGAGATTTTGTCAAGGAAGGGCAGAAGACTGTAGCCAAGGTAATGGGGATAGATAGAAGGAAAGGACATATAGATTTATCTCTGAGACGGGTAAGTGAATCAGCCAAGAAAAACAAGCTCCAGGAGTGGAAGAGAGCCCAGAAGGCTGAGAAACTTCTTGAGATGTCAGCCAACAATCTTGGGAAAACTCTTGAAGATGCGTACAAAGAGGTAGGTTTTACTCTTGAGGAGCATTTTGGTGAGATATATGGCGCCCTTGAAGAAATCTCACTGCTGGGTGAAGAAGCCCTCAAAGATATTGAGATACCAGAAGACTGGGCACGTGAACTAATCAAAATAGCGGGAGAAAATGTTACCATACCAACCGTTGAGATTACAGGTTATGTTGATTTAAGATGTTTCGAGACAGATGGTGTGGAAGCTATAAAGGATGCATTGATAAAGGCGAGAGAAGGAGAAACAAATGACGAAGTAAAACTTGATATTATTTATGTAGGCTCTCCCAGATACAGAATCAAAGTTGTGGCACCTGAATATAAAATAGCTGAAGATGTTTTAAGGAAAGCCGCCAATAAAGCTATTGAAGTTATAAAAACCCATGATGGCGATGGTCAGTTCTACCGCGAGATAAAAGATGAAAAGAACTGA